The Branchiostoma floridae strain S238N-H82 chromosome 1, Bfl_VNyyK, whole genome shotgun sequence sequence CCAATTCTACCCGCACCAGGTTCACGTCTTGCAAGTAGTAGGTCTTGTGTGACGTTTACTGAAATGTGATCATCTATTCCACAAGCCTTTAACCTTTCTGATTTGTCACAAATGTGCTGCTAGCCCTTTCCTACCAGACAGCCGGGAAGCTTTGATGACGTCAAACCTCTCGAGTGACAAGGCTAGTATTAATAACTTTCGCAACTCCTCCAGGTACGCGGCCTCGCCCGTACGGAACCGGATATATGAACCGTAACTTTTTGCGCAATAAGGTTTAGCaatgttgtaacagttgtgtttccGTCCGTCCAAACCGCATCAACGGAGACGTCACACGAAGTCTCACTTTCGACTTGAAACCGAGACAGTGGCACGGACCACtgggatatttttttttacgatcGTAGCAGGGCTGTCTCTAACTTTGTATTCTTTTTACATCCTACTCATGACTATGGAGCCCGTGTTATTGTGTGTGTTGTTAAAACGATCATTTAAAGGTTACAAAGATACACTTTAAAGGTCAAATAATGAAGTTCAGAATTGGCAagtaaatttctgtcccaggagaGAAAGGcgagtcctggagacagccctgggtttagtattattgaatgaatagataaataaatgaacgaATGACAAACTTTGACTTTTGTCCATTGAATCATGGGAGAACCTAAGGTCTAGAGTATTTCACTTGGCTAAATTGGCTTAAAAGTTATTCCCCAAAATTCCCCAACGACTACCCAATAACTATGGGTAGTAGTTTGAAAACTGTAATGGTTTACTCATGCACTACAATGCCGACCCAAAGCAGTGGTTGTGTCCCGGCTTCTTTTTTTGGGAAATTTGAGTTTTTGTCAAGCCCTCAACTTTGTCGGGTTTTCTTTTTGACGTCCGCCGTGAAATTGGCTGACGGAGAAGTCGCGTAGTTTTTAACGTTATCTTTCAGTgcgcagttttttttttcctttcagaaGAAACCACGGCTTGTTCGTTTGCCAAAAAGATCATGATTTCCCAGTCACGCCAATACAAGTAGTGATACGTAACGCTTTGTGTACATTCTCACCGTCAGTTGATATCGCTTACAACTCAAGACGCATTTCCGGCAGTTAGGGAACAGGGGCAGTGATCCCGTCAGTCCTTGTTCAAACCTTGTACAAACCTACCTTCCGTGCGTTTCCCAGAAAACGTGACAGACCGTAAACATTTTAACGATGTTTAGGGCGTATTTTTCATAATACATTTCAAAGGCTCTTTTGTCGCTCTTGTGAATGGGAGCCTCAGCCTTTTAAGAAAGAAGCTCATGatacattgggtacctactggctggcatgcagaatacaccagatattattatACATGCTCTTTTCATTGCATTTAGACGAGAAGAAGATGTACGTTTATATTGCCTATGCCAATAACTTTTTCTACATGATCATACCCAACATGTGCTAAATGCATTAAATTCAGTTAgttacaagaaaaataataagAAAATTATGCTTTGCTTTATTTGCAACtttaataacgttacatgcttcCCGTCCTCTCGATCTCATTGCTGTGAGCTGCTATGTCGGTTTACAAATGAAttcattagtacatgtacatgtatatatctttttCCAGTAGTATATCGTATTTGGATGCTGACATTTACATATGTCagcattttctccatttttgaATGTGCATTATTGTGGTCTAGAAGTATTACTATATTAATATTGATTTTACTCCGAGTGACGTCATTCGCGCTACTTCGGTCTGCACTACTTGTAAAACCATAAAGATTAAGATGCACTGTGTCAGCATCTATTCCCCTGTCCACATGTGAGTCACACATGCTTCCCTGCAGCTCGGGCAAATTTGCAGTTCCCGGAGGTTCTTGGACCAACAACCGATGAAGACGGCGAAGGAAACATGACGTCATTCATCACAACACCTCCTGTTTCCAGCAGTTCGTTCAACTTCTTAGTGCGGACTCTTCTGATCTAGGATCATCTAGGGCACCGTCCTCTTCCTGCTTTGGTTTATTTCACACAAACATTGTTGAAACTCGGATAAACCGGCCAGAAAAACACAAGATTGTCATTGGTATTACTATTAATTACCTAATGACGAAATTGCAACTATGGCAACGAATTAGCGGAATGTGACCTGACGGCATACGGGGCGTAACTGCATCTAAACGCCAATAATATTAGGAACCAAAAGAAAAAGTTCCATATATGATGAAAATATCTCACAAAGTAGGTACAAAAAACTCTCTAATACATTTTTTAAGtcttagaaaatatttgtttttcttactaAAGATCATCTAACACAAGATCATTCGTTATTTGCAAGTTTTGTTGGTGTTGTTTATCGGCGGTGCAGCTGAGGTTGAGAATCAGGAAAAGCGTGGGACGATAGCCTTGGGCAGACCCTGGTGTTACTCAGACTACTCGGGCCGATTTCCCGTATGGATTGGGGTCCTTTACCGTCATGGCCCACTATGACGTGTCCTCAAGGTTGTGTCACTACCGGTTAAACGTCCATGTTTATTAATTCAGGAAGGAGTTGGAGAATTCACGTCTGTAAACCGGCAGTGCACACTGGTCCCAAGACTCCGCTGCTGCCAGTTCAACTGATCTCGGAGACTCGCCGAACACGTCCGTGCCTTGTTTACACTCACACGGCTCCATTTCCTCGACTCACCACGACCAGATACGTCTCTGTAAGTAGTCATATAGGTCAGATACTTAATCTACTTGCTTCGGACTCCCCAATCGCCTTTGGAAGAAGTACCTGTGTCCCAAAGTTGTGTCCAGTACTCGACGGTGCATGTTAGAGTGCCCCCCTGCCGAGGGAGCCATTCATTCATGTCGCCTGCCATTGTTTTTCACGATGGCCAGCGGCAGGAGTGGCAGCAGAGGTCTACCCGACAGTAACTCGGAATCAAACTTGGAATCTCTGTGCAGTTCACGGAGGGAAAAACTACACAGGACCTGCTCCAACGGGGACATGTTGGATTCGGACTCGTCCAAAGGCAAAGTTAAATTGGGGAACACCGGCAAGGCGTGGAAGAGTGTGGACGACTGCAGTTTTAGTGAGGTACAGTATTTGGCAGTACCAGTgagcaggagaagaagaagcagAACGCTATCAGAAATGGCAGAACCAAGACAGACAACTCCATCAGCAAATTGTAATGCAGGAATGACTCACGGGTTGGCCATACCTGCAGAACACGAAAGGCTTGTACGTAAACTTTCTAATGAATCGGATAAGGATGCTGGCTATGGCACCGACCCGGGAAGTCCAAGCCCTTGCAACTTTCTCAACAACAGCACCAAGAATGTGCAAGAAAACGCTGTCCAAACCTGTGGTGATGTAGATGCAGACTTACAGAATCACATGTTAACAGACTTGAATGAGTCAGTTTCAGAAGAACCGTTGAACATGTCCCCCAACGAAATTGTTAGAAAATATGTTGGCACCGACTACCTTGATCCAACGACGCCACCAGCTACAGTGAGCTTGGAAAGAAACTTGACTTTGCAAGTTGATGGAGTCATTGTTAACAATGACCAGACTCACGTTACTCCTGAAGTTATCATAAGTGACCACTGCAGTCCGGATAAGGACAACTGTCGGGTCATAAGTGATGGGCCCAACtggggtgtacatgtagatttgaaTGAGGACGACATTCCACCAGACTATGTATACAGGAGGAAGTCTTCGAACACCAGCACCACATCCTCACAGTTCGACGACACAGAAGATGACCTGAGTGACATAGAACTAACGTTTCCACAACATGACGTTCCCCAGAAAAACAAGGTGAGTACAACAAGCGGATACCATCACAGATATTTCCAAGTCCAAACACATACTGTGTAACCTTGCAGTATACCAGATGTGTATCCGGCCATGGGAAAGGGTCACGCCATAACGTGGTGCCTTTCCTCTGACAGGAGTCAAGCCTGATTTAGCAAGG is a genomic window containing:
- the LOC118430681 gene encoding inositol-trisphosphate 3-kinase B-like encodes the protein MLECPPAEGAIHSCRLPLFFTMASGRSGSRGLPDSNSESNLESLCSSRREKLHRTCSNGDMLDSDSSKGKVKLGNTGKAWKSVDDCSFSEVQYLAVPVSRRRRSRTLSEMAEPRQTTPSANCNAGMTHGLAIPAEHERLVRKLSNESDKDAGYGTDPGSPSPCNFLNNSTKNVQENAVQTCGDVDADLQNHMLTDLNESVSEEPLNMSPNEIVRKYVGTDYLDPTTPPATVSLERNLTLQVDGVIVNNDQTHVTPEVIISDHCSPDKDNCRVISDGPNWGVHVDLNEDDIPPDYVYRRKSSNTSTTSSQFDDTEDDLSDIELTFPQHDVPQKNKSLQQWRKIRNMVHWSPFLQCFKKKYPWVQLAGHAGNFKAGEGGTILKKHCNREAKCLKKLMGDLLRSYVPEYKGDVERDGEKFMEMEDLLGDFDTPAVMDCKMGIRTYLEDELVKARSNPKLRKDMYQKMIEIDPTEPTKEENAAKAVTKPRYMVWRESISSTSTQGFRIEGIKVRWSVEQRLQMTKTKDQVAEAFKFFTDGNQSLQKKYVQKLMALRATLENSTFFQTHEVIGSSLLFVHDKEGSHVGVSLIDFGKTMSLPEGQTLDHRLPWKEGNREDGYLYGLDNMIAVFNTLADCDEQDLAEEF